A portion of the Penaeus monodon isolate SGIC_2016 chromosome 28, NSTDA_Pmon_1, whole genome shotgun sequence genome contains these proteins:
- the LOC119591535 gene encoding circumsporozoite protein-like, with product MQSINASRSNQDPTKDPVRNPSLDPIRNPSLDPIRNPSLDPIRNPSLDPVRNPSLDPIRNPSLDPIRNPSLDPIRNPSLDPIRNPSLDPVRNPSLDPIRNPSLDPIRNPSLDPIRNPK from the coding sequence ATGCAATCAATCAATGCATCTCGGAGCAACCAGGACCCCACGAAGGACCCCGTCCGGAACCCCAGCCTTGACCCCATCCGGAACCCCAGCCTTGACCCCATCCGGAACCCCAGCCTTGACCCCATCCGGAACCCCAGCCTTGACCCCGTCCGGAACCCCAGCCTTGACCCCATCCGGAACCCCAGCCTTGACCCCATCCGGAACCCCAGCCTTGACCCCATCCGGAACCCCAGCCTTGACCCCATCCGGAACCCCAGCCTTGACCCCGTCCGGAACCCCAGCCTTGACCCCATCCGGAACCCCAGCCTTGACCCCATCCGGAACCCCAGCCTTGACCCCATCCGGAACCCCAAGTAG